Proteins encoded in a region of the Pristis pectinata isolate sPriPec2 chromosome 16, sPriPec2.1.pri, whole genome shotgun sequence genome:
- the LOC127578701 gene encoding polycomb group protein ASXL1-like isoform X4: MCGLKDALLWSKNMPIGDEGYDDGPDLESCDSNEASTTGEENDASPVSDESSSNASCSTEIQGKQVSPGKQNSHKATQQPVKQQPKKKIGVPVMMSKSIPRVVLTPLKVNGEHVESASVFAAKHTDGESSSASNGSSCTVTSGSTQYNRTEMNKLQCRPSLSRKPGQHFRALRRSSTAGQMKRNRGEEIDVETPGSILVNTNLRALINSRTFTSLPLHFQQQLLFLLPEVDRQVGTDGIMRLSSSALNNEFFTSAAQGWKERLAEGEFTPEMQLRLRQEMEKEKKVELWKENFFEDYYGQKLGLSKAESEQQTGVQVEIENEASSPVLAGPSKQPSPVKKQDERIRKCTRSSKVDLKCRVRRTLIAERKPELPEQNEKPVSCAVSSHDTRSQKQHNLEAKAFQTVSCADEDQLGLINNEASPGQPKEMLTNKSALKSKSMLLTERPAEIQSQERTKSDGHLELTDVQPAGISKDQVTCLTIKSAVLKSELEHNFGESKDQKRKSSEYSASTSGPEKKPRLEDHQSFRTAIDSFRTEKEHPTKEEPKVPPIRIQLSRIKPPWVVKGQPAYQICPRIITTVGTSSRERTGARTLADIKARAQQARAQREAAAAAAANVTVEGGGRGSGGNGPGSTDSPGQIDRKTKVPEQATGKHQYRAQLFQACATDDEPEKPSDGENSIKQGVIIEECLESNLIDTTPRKSVTADGIHHIDWEGDAGYNIISSNSPDLLDDVQDQVTVSEVSDTVVSDGQTNSDETRLVQDDAPPETLELPAERDGIFIESSKNVKCETVILSLAETDNPLLLPCSQTQKSDLNDKVTCTDEPLQKYVFSGTVIAETKNAAVINTMDAPVPEVNTAASDSLPSNGSESKTSTTDILSNQLSINFPENDSCEQEVNGCTIEEIGSPLIHKVTSPILQSHEEKENVCDELKLHNQPEASTLLEISNEPHVAEKQMTSVIVSICSNKDPSHSLAQKFSLESERLEKQLDCTVSVDAEKCVKDQLVIQEQALADGGHQSVEANIAVLEDTFDQLTSKRQKNCESDNENSLYYKPEISSPLSDESCVQPTNERISKDDRAPICSESGVIVESLDACKGSNNGDQHQPLHLSEENQLQKDERLTECQRQKPEILHNLNQNNSPLNPSVEGPKRVGNFNRPLSSVEVNNPLVTQLLQGSLPLEKVLPQYHSGTKLEITRLLVPPPVPPESPPAKQERNFSQSTVDHVAQTTDIKSIISGVHSGIKLADYHLHKILSGDFRDLSQKRLEQMKSTVLQSSKHYVQSQMVLDRDCKSLDGPVLQEQLNRTPILSKPIEESSLTTQKIVSATCNFEEGCKELMNISSGNTQSSNVQNPTVRSMPETLKQISSSTVSGYYIPNTPTFCKSLENQNTIFGSVIAKACSGMPGRQKVSHGYLHNTVVVQNDGSCRGTEVIKIQSKGSVFENVPAVTQTSPERNLIGTENVPNVRRDWLPKLHESFKVIKTENMPTCREINKNQDIIGIKDGAYIPFDSKDKLYVGPIKMDCNIGKVMKESGLQFQHSSEHSLVNSQLSIQQQLYGKLPKLSFSTTGFSHITNTSVSELSMGTFPVSLAGSMMSLSQKTNFGNHNSAVPTQTFAESSGVNEMTFKCSCRLKAMIMCKGCGAFCHDDCIGPSKLCVSCLVVR; the protein is encoded by the exons atgtgtgggttg AAAGATGCATTATTATGGTCCAAGAACATGCCCATTGGTGATGAAGGTTATGATGATGGACCTGACTTGGAAAGTTGTGATTCTAATGAAGCCAGTACCACAGGCGAGGAAAATGATG CCTCACCAGTGTCTGATGAGAGTTCCTCCAATGCGTCATGTTCCACTGAGATTCAAGGAAAACAGGTGTCTCCTGGCAAGCAGAATAGCCATAAAGCAACCCAACAG CCTGTGAAGCAACAACCAAAAAAGAAGATTGGAGTTCCAGTAATGATGAGTAAATCTATTCCAAGAGTTGTACTGACACCATTGAAAGTTAATGGAGAACATGTGGAGTCTGCTTCAG TGTTTGCAGCCAAGCACACAGATGGTGAATCAAGCAGTGCATCTAATGGTAGTTCCTGCACAGTTACCTCGGGTAGCACTCAGTACAACAGAACAGAAATGAATAAACTTCAATGTAGGCCAAGCCTGAGCCGGAAGCCTGGACAACACTTCAGAGCCCTGAGGAGGTCAAGCACAG CAGGACAAATGAAGCGAAACAGAGGGGAAGAGATTGATGTTGAAACACCTGGATCAATTCTGGTTAATACAAACCTGCGTGCTTTGATCAACTCTCGGACTTTCACTTCTTTACCACTacacttccagcagcagctgctgTTTCTGCTGCCAGAGGTGGACAGGCAG GTTGGTACTGATGGTATAATGCGGCTCAGTAGCTCAGCCCTAAATAACGAGTTCTTCACCTCTGCAGCTCAAGGATGGAAAGAGCGCTTAGCAGAAG GTGAGTTTACACCTGAAATGCAACTTAGGCTACGCCAagaaatggagaaggaaaaaaaagttgagctgtggaaagagaacttcTTTGAAGATTACTATGGACAGAA ATTGGGCTTGTCTAAAGCAGAATCTGAGCAGCAGACAGGTGTACAAGTGGAAATAGAAAATGAAGCTAGCTCACCTGTATTAGCAGGACCATCTAAGCAACCTAGTCCAGTTAAAAAGCAGGATGAAAGAATAAGGAAATGCACTCGAAGTTCAAAGGTGGATCTCAAATGTAGAGTGAGGAGGACTCTTATTGCAGAAAGAAAGCCCGAACTTCCTGAACAAAATGAAAAACCAGTTTCGTGCGCTGTATCATCTCATGATACCAGAAGCCAGAAACAGCACAATCTTGAGGCCAAGGCATTTCAGACAGTTAGCTGTGCAGATGAAGATCAACTTGGTTTAATTAACAATGAAGCTAGTCCTGGACAACCAAAAGAGATGCTAACAAACAAATCTGCCTTAAAGTCCAAATCCATGTTGCTTACTGAGAGACCTGCTGAAATACAATCTCAAGAACGTACCAAATCTGATGGCCACTTAGAATTGACTGATGTTCAACCTGCTGGAATTTCCAAGGATCAGGTCACCTGCCTTACTATAAAGAGTGCTGTTTTGAAAAGTGAGTTGGAGCACAATTTCGGAGAGTCCAAAGATCAAAAAAGGAAGTCATCTGAGTACAGTGCCTCCACTTCTGGCCCCGAGAAGAAGCCGCGTCTTGAAGATCATCAGTCCTTTCGGACCGCAATTGATAGCTTTCGGACAGAAAAGGAACATCCTACAAAAGAAGAGCCAAAGGTGCCACCTATTAGG ATTCAACTCTCAAGAATCAAACCACCATGGGTTGTCAAAGGGCAGCCAGCCTATCAGATATGCCCCAGGATCATCACTACAGTTGGAACATCCAGTAGAGAGAGGACAGGTGCCAGAACGCTTGCAGATATCAAAGCCCGTGCTCAACAAGCCAGGGCACAAAGGGAGGCTGCAGCAGCTGCAGCTGCCAATGTTACAgtggaaggagggggaaggggtagtGGTGGTAATGGACCAGGGAGCACTGACTCCCCCGGACAGATCGACAGAAAGACTAAAGTACCAGAACAAGCTACGGGAAAACATCAGTATAGAGCACAACTATTCCAAGCCTGTGCAACAGATGATGAGCCCGAGAAACCCAGCGATGGAGAGAATAGTATTAAGCAAGGTGTTATAATCGAGGAATGTTTGGAAAGCAATCTTATTGACACAACGCCACGCAAGTCAGTGACAGCAGATGGTATCCATCACATTGATTGGGAAGGTGATGCTGGATACAATATAATTAGCAGTAATTCACCAGATTTATTAGATGATGTGCAAGACCAGGTTACAGTTTCTGAAGTGAGTGACACAGTTGTTTCTGATGGACAGACTAACAGTGATGAAACTAGGCTTGTTCAGGATGATGCACCCCCTGAAACATTGGAATTGCCTGCAGAGAGGGATGGTATTTTCATAGAAAGTAGCAAAAATGTTAAATGTGAAACTGTAATTCTTTCACTTGCTGAGACTGATAATCCCCTGCTGTTACCCTGTAGCCAAACCCAGAAATCTGATCTGAATGATAAAGTGACCTGTACTGATGAACCTTTACAAAAatatgttttctctggaacagtaaTTGCGGAAACCAAGAATGCTGCAGTAATTAACACAATGGACGCCCCTGTTCCAGAAGTGAACACTGCAGCCTCCGATTCATTACCAAGTAATGGCAGTGAAAGTAAAACAAGCACTACAGACATTTTGTCAAACCAACTATCAATTAACTTTCCAGAAAATGACTCCTGTGAGCAAGAGGTTAATGGATGTACCATAGAGGAAATTGGATCTCCGTTGATCCACAAAGTAACTTCTCCAATTTTGCAGTCACATGAagaaaaagagaatgtctgtgatgaaTTAAAATTACATAATCAGCCAGAAGCAAGCACACTGCTGGAGATATCAAATGAACCACATGTTGCAGAGAAACAAATGACATCTGTAATAGTGTCGATATGTTCTAATAAAGATCCCAGCCATTCATTAGCACAAAAGTTCTCTCTCGAGTCTGAGAGGCTTGAGAAGCAGCTTGACTGTACTGTTTCTGTTGATGCAGAAAAATGTGTGAAAGACCAACTTGTAATACAAGAGCAGGCATTGGCAGATGGTGGGCACCAGTCAGTAGAAGCTAACATTGCTGTGTTAGAGGACACCTTTGACCAGCTCACCAGCAAAAGGCAGAAAAACTGTGAAAGTGACAATGAAAATAGCTTGTATTATAAGCCTGAAATAAGTAGTCCACTGTCTGATGAAAGTTGTGTACAGCCCACAAATGAAAGAATATCAAAAGATGACAGAGCCCCTATTTGTTCTGAAAGTGGTGTAATTGTAGAAAGCCTTGATGCCTGCAAAGGGTCTAATAATGGTGATCAGCACCAACCGTTACATTTGTCAGAAGAAAATCAGCTGCAAAAGGATGAAAGACTGACTGAGTGCCAGAGACAAAAGCCTGAGATTTTGCATAATTTAAATCAGAACAACTCTCCACTAAATCCAAGTGTTGAAGGGCCAAAAAGGGTTGGTAATTTTAATCGGCCGCTGTCATCAGTTGAAGTCAATAACCCACTGGTAACGCAGTTGCTCCAGGGCAGTCTTCCTTTAGAGAAGGTTTTACCCCAATATCATTCTGGTACCAAACTGGAGATAACTAGACTGCTAGTGCCACCTCCAGTGCCTCCTGAGAGCCCACCAGCTAAGCAGGAAAGAAATTTCAGTCAGTCAACTGTTGATCATGTTGCACAAACAACTGATATCAAAAGTATAATCAGCGGAGTACATAGTGGAATTAAATTAGCTGATTATCATTTGCATAAAATATTGTCAGGTGATTTCCGAGACCTCTCTCAAAAGCGACTAGAGCAAATGAAATCGACTGTGTTGCAATCTAGTAAGCACTACGTCCAATCCCAGATGGTCTTGGACAGAGATTGTAAAAGTCTAGATGGTCCAGTTTTACAGGAACAGCTAAATAGAACACCAATTCTTTCTAAGCCTATTGAAGAATCTAGTCTGACAACACAAAAAATAGTGTCAGCTACTTGCAATTTTGAAGAAGGGTGCAAAGAATTAATGAACATCTCCTCTGGAAACACTCAAAGTAGCAATGTGCAAAATCCTACAGTAAGAAGCATGCCTGAAACATTAAAGCAAATTAGCAGCTCTACTGTGTCTGGTTATTACATTCCAAACACACCAACCTTTTGTAAAAGTCTGGAGAACCAGAACACTATTTTTGGTTCAGTAATAGCAAAGGCTTGCAGTGGGATGCCAGGAAGGCAGAAGGTTAGTCATGGTTATTTGCATAACACTGTGGTTgtgcaaaatgatggaagttgtAGAGGAACAGAAGTGATTAAGATTCAGTCAAAAGGTTCTGTTTTTGAGAATGTGCCAGCCGTTACCCAAACTTCACCAGAAAGGAATTTAATTGGAACGGAGAATGTGCCAAATGTAAGAAGGGATTGGCTTCCGAAACTGCACGAAAGCTTTAAAgtcatcaaaactgaaaatatgCCCACATGTAGGGAAATTAACAAGAATCAAGATATCATTGGTATAAAAGATGGTGCATACATTCCGTTTGATTCCAAAGACAAGCTATATGTTGGTCCAATAAAGATGGACTGCAATATTGGAAAGGTTATGAAAGAGTCTGGTCTACAATTTCAGCATTCATCAGAACATTCGCTCGTCAATTCCCAGCTCAGTATTCAGCAGCAGCTATATGGTAAACTTCCTAAACTTTCCTTCAGTACCACGGGATTTAGTCATATTACCAACACCTCAGTTTCAGAACTGTCCATGGGTACCTTTCCAGTGTCTCTTGCTGGAAGCATGATGTCACTGAGTCAGAAGACTAACTTTGGGAACCATAATTCTGCAGTTCCCACTCAGACGTTTGCTGAAAGCAGTGGTGTCAAcgaaatgacttttaaatgttcttgCAGGCTAAAGGCCATGATCATGTGCAAAGGATGTGGTGCATTTTGCCATGATGATTGTATAGGTCCATCTAAACTTTGTGTATCATGTCTTGTGGTGAGATAG
- the LOC127578701 gene encoding polycomb group protein ASXL1-like isoform X3 codes for MKDKQQQQKKKKDRTWAEAARMKDALLWSKNMPIGDEGYDDGPDLESCDSNEASTTGEENDASPVSDESSSNASCSTEIQGKQVSPGKQNSHKATQQPVKQQPKKKIGVPVMMSKSIPRVVLTPLKVNGEHVESASVFAAKHTDGESSSASNGSSCTVTSGSTQYNRTEMNKLQCRPSLSRKPGQHFRALRRSSTGQMKRNRGEEIDVETPGSILVNTNLRALINSRTFTSLPLHFQQQLLFLLPEVDRQVGTDGIMRLSSSALNNEFFTSAAQGWKERLAEGEFTPEMQLRLRQEMEKEKKVELWKENFFEDYYGQKLGLSKAESEQQTGVQVEIENEASSPVLAGPSKQPSPVKKQDERIRKCTRSSKVDLKCRVRRTLIAERKPELPEQNEKPVSCAVSSHDTRSQKQHNLEAKAFQTVSCADEDQLGLINNEASPGQPKEMLTNKSALKSKSMLLTERPAEIQSQERTKSDGHLELTDVQPAGISKDQVTCLTIKSAVLKSELEHNFGESKDQKRKSSEYSASTSGPEKKPRLEDHQSFRTAIDSFRTEKEHPTKEEPKVPPIRIQLSRIKPPWVVKGQPAYQICPRIITTVGTSSRERTGARTLADIKARAQQARAQREAAAAAAANVTVEGGGRGSGGNGPGSTDSPGQIDRKTKVPEQATGKHQYRAQLFQACATDDEPEKPSDGENSIKQGVIIEECLESNLIDTTPRKSVTADGIHHIDWEGDAGYNIISSNSPDLLDDVQDQVTVSEVSDTVVSDGQTNSDETRLVQDDAPPETLELPAERDGIFIESSKNVKCETVILSLAETDNPLLLPCSQTQKSDLNDKVTCTDEPLQKYVFSGTVIAETKNAAVINTMDAPVPEVNTAASDSLPSNGSESKTSTTDILSNQLSINFPENDSCEQEVNGCTIEEIGSPLIHKVTSPILQSHEEKENVCDELKLHNQPEASTLLEISNEPHVAEKQMTSVIVSICSNKDPSHSLAQKFSLESERLEKQLDCTVSVDAEKCVKDQLVIQEQALADGGHQSVEANIAVLEDTFDQLTSKRQKNCESDNENSLYYKPEISSPLSDESCVQPTNERISKDDRAPICSESGVIVESLDACKGSNNGDQHQPLHLSEENQLQKDERLTECQRQKPEILHNLNQNNSPLNPSVEGPKRVGNFNRPLSSVEVNNPLVTQLLQGSLPLEKVLPQYHSGTKLEITRLLVPPPVPPESPPAKQERNFSQSTVDHVAQTTDIKSIISGVHSGIKLADYHLHKILSGDFRDLSQKRLEQMKSTVLQSSKHYVQSQMVLDRDCKSLDGPVLQEQLNRTPILSKPIEESSLTTQKIVSATCNFEEGCKELMNISSGNTQSSNVQNPTVRSMPETLKQISSSTVSGYYIPNTPTFCKSLENQNTIFGSVIAKACSGMPGRQKVSHGYLHNTVVVQNDGSCRGTEVIKIQSKGSVFENVPAVTQTSPERNLIGTENVPNVRRDWLPKLHESFKVIKTENMPTCREINKNQDIIGIKDGAYIPFDSKDKLYVGPIKMDCNIGKVMKESGLQFQHSSEHSLVNSQLSIQQQLYGKLPKLSFSTTGFSHITNTSVSELSMGTFPVSLAGSMMSLSQKTNFGNHNSAVPTQTFAESSGVNEMTFKCSCRLKAMIMCKGCGAFCHDDCIGPSKLCVSCLVVR; via the exons AAAGATGCATTATTATGGTCCAAGAACATGCCCATTGGTGATGAAGGTTATGATGATGGACCTGACTTGGAAAGTTGTGATTCTAATGAAGCCAGTACCACAGGCGAGGAAAATGATG CCTCACCAGTGTCTGATGAGAGTTCCTCCAATGCGTCATGTTCCACTGAGATTCAAGGAAAACAGGTGTCTCCTGGCAAGCAGAATAGCCATAAAGCAACCCAACAG CCTGTGAAGCAACAACCAAAAAAGAAGATTGGAGTTCCAGTAATGATGAGTAAATCTATTCCAAGAGTTGTACTGACACCATTGAAAGTTAATGGAGAACATGTGGAGTCTGCTTCAG TGTTTGCAGCCAAGCACACAGATGGTGAATCAAGCAGTGCATCTAATGGTAGTTCCTGCACAGTTACCTCGGGTAGCACTCAGTACAACAGAACAGAAATGAATAAACTTCAATGTAGGCCAAGCCTGAGCCGGAAGCCTGGACAACACTTCAGAGCCCTGAGGAGGTCAAGCACAG GACAAATGAAGCGAAACAGAGGGGAAGAGATTGATGTTGAAACACCTGGATCAATTCTGGTTAATACAAACCTGCGTGCTTTGATCAACTCTCGGACTTTCACTTCTTTACCACTacacttccagcagcagctgctgTTTCTGCTGCCAGAGGTGGACAGGCAG GTTGGTACTGATGGTATAATGCGGCTCAGTAGCTCAGCCCTAAATAACGAGTTCTTCACCTCTGCAGCTCAAGGATGGAAAGAGCGCTTAGCAGAAG GTGAGTTTACACCTGAAATGCAACTTAGGCTACGCCAagaaatggagaaggaaaaaaaagttgagctgtggaaagagaacttcTTTGAAGATTACTATGGACAGAA ATTGGGCTTGTCTAAAGCAGAATCTGAGCAGCAGACAGGTGTACAAGTGGAAATAGAAAATGAAGCTAGCTCACCTGTATTAGCAGGACCATCTAAGCAACCTAGTCCAGTTAAAAAGCAGGATGAAAGAATAAGGAAATGCACTCGAAGTTCAAAGGTGGATCTCAAATGTAGAGTGAGGAGGACTCTTATTGCAGAAAGAAAGCCCGAACTTCCTGAACAAAATGAAAAACCAGTTTCGTGCGCTGTATCATCTCATGATACCAGAAGCCAGAAACAGCACAATCTTGAGGCCAAGGCATTTCAGACAGTTAGCTGTGCAGATGAAGATCAACTTGGTTTAATTAACAATGAAGCTAGTCCTGGACAACCAAAAGAGATGCTAACAAACAAATCTGCCTTAAAGTCCAAATCCATGTTGCTTACTGAGAGACCTGCTGAAATACAATCTCAAGAACGTACCAAATCTGATGGCCACTTAGAATTGACTGATGTTCAACCTGCTGGAATTTCCAAGGATCAGGTCACCTGCCTTACTATAAAGAGTGCTGTTTTGAAAAGTGAGTTGGAGCACAATTTCGGAGAGTCCAAAGATCAAAAAAGGAAGTCATCTGAGTACAGTGCCTCCACTTCTGGCCCCGAGAAGAAGCCGCGTCTTGAAGATCATCAGTCCTTTCGGACCGCAATTGATAGCTTTCGGACAGAAAAGGAACATCCTACAAAAGAAGAGCCAAAGGTGCCACCTATTAGG ATTCAACTCTCAAGAATCAAACCACCATGGGTTGTCAAAGGGCAGCCAGCCTATCAGATATGCCCCAGGATCATCACTACAGTTGGAACATCCAGTAGAGAGAGGACAGGTGCCAGAACGCTTGCAGATATCAAAGCCCGTGCTCAACAAGCCAGGGCACAAAGGGAGGCTGCAGCAGCTGCAGCTGCCAATGTTACAgtggaaggagggggaaggggtagtGGTGGTAATGGACCAGGGAGCACTGACTCCCCCGGACAGATCGACAGAAAGACTAAAGTACCAGAACAAGCTACGGGAAAACATCAGTATAGAGCACAACTATTCCAAGCCTGTGCAACAGATGATGAGCCCGAGAAACCCAGCGATGGAGAGAATAGTATTAAGCAAGGTGTTATAATCGAGGAATGTTTGGAAAGCAATCTTATTGACACAACGCCACGCAAGTCAGTGACAGCAGATGGTATCCATCACATTGATTGGGAAGGTGATGCTGGATACAATATAATTAGCAGTAATTCACCAGATTTATTAGATGATGTGCAAGACCAGGTTACAGTTTCTGAAGTGAGTGACACAGTTGTTTCTGATGGACAGACTAACAGTGATGAAACTAGGCTTGTTCAGGATGATGCACCCCCTGAAACATTGGAATTGCCTGCAGAGAGGGATGGTATTTTCATAGAAAGTAGCAAAAATGTTAAATGTGAAACTGTAATTCTTTCACTTGCTGAGACTGATAATCCCCTGCTGTTACCCTGTAGCCAAACCCAGAAATCTGATCTGAATGATAAAGTGACCTGTACTGATGAACCTTTACAAAAatatgttttctctggaacagtaaTTGCGGAAACCAAGAATGCTGCAGTAATTAACACAATGGACGCCCCTGTTCCAGAAGTGAACACTGCAGCCTCCGATTCATTACCAAGTAATGGCAGTGAAAGTAAAACAAGCACTACAGACATTTTGTCAAACCAACTATCAATTAACTTTCCAGAAAATGACTCCTGTGAGCAAGAGGTTAATGGATGTACCATAGAGGAAATTGGATCTCCGTTGATCCACAAAGTAACTTCTCCAATTTTGCAGTCACATGAagaaaaagagaatgtctgtgatgaaTTAAAATTACATAATCAGCCAGAAGCAAGCACACTGCTGGAGATATCAAATGAACCACATGTTGCAGAGAAACAAATGACATCTGTAATAGTGTCGATATGTTCTAATAAAGATCCCAGCCATTCATTAGCACAAAAGTTCTCTCTCGAGTCTGAGAGGCTTGAGAAGCAGCTTGACTGTACTGTTTCTGTTGATGCAGAAAAATGTGTGAAAGACCAACTTGTAATACAAGAGCAGGCATTGGCAGATGGTGGGCACCAGTCAGTAGAAGCTAACATTGCTGTGTTAGAGGACACCTTTGACCAGCTCACCAGCAAAAGGCAGAAAAACTGTGAAAGTGACAATGAAAATAGCTTGTATTATAAGCCTGAAATAAGTAGTCCACTGTCTGATGAAAGTTGTGTACAGCCCACAAATGAAAGAATATCAAAAGATGACAGAGCCCCTATTTGTTCTGAAAGTGGTGTAATTGTAGAAAGCCTTGATGCCTGCAAAGGGTCTAATAATGGTGATCAGCACCAACCGTTACATTTGTCAGAAGAAAATCAGCTGCAAAAGGATGAAAGACTGACTGAGTGCCAGAGACAAAAGCCTGAGATTTTGCATAATTTAAATCAGAACAACTCTCCACTAAATCCAAGTGTTGAAGGGCCAAAAAGGGTTGGTAATTTTAATCGGCCGCTGTCATCAGTTGAAGTCAATAACCCACTGGTAACGCAGTTGCTCCAGGGCAGTCTTCCTTTAGAGAAGGTTTTACCCCAATATCATTCTGGTACCAAACTGGAGATAACTAGACTGCTAGTGCCACCTCCAGTGCCTCCTGAGAGCCCACCAGCTAAGCAGGAAAGAAATTTCAGTCAGTCAACTGTTGATCATGTTGCACAAACAACTGATATCAAAAGTATAATCAGCGGAGTACATAGTGGAATTAAATTAGCTGATTATCATTTGCATAAAATATTGTCAGGTGATTTCCGAGACCTCTCTCAAAAGCGACTAGAGCAAATGAAATCGACTGTGTTGCAATCTAGTAAGCACTACGTCCAATCCCAGATGGTCTTGGACAGAGATTGTAAAAGTCTAGATGGTCCAGTTTTACAGGAACAGCTAAATAGAACACCAATTCTTTCTAAGCCTATTGAAGAATCTAGTCTGACAACACAAAAAATAGTGTCAGCTACTTGCAATTTTGAAGAAGGGTGCAAAGAATTAATGAACATCTCCTCTGGAAACACTCAAAGTAGCAATGTGCAAAATCCTACAGTAAGAAGCATGCCTGAAACATTAAAGCAAATTAGCAGCTCTACTGTGTCTGGTTATTACATTCCAAACACACCAACCTTTTGTAAAAGTCTGGAGAACCAGAACACTATTTTTGGTTCAGTAATAGCAAAGGCTTGCAGTGGGATGCCAGGAAGGCAGAAGGTTAGTCATGGTTATTTGCATAACACTGTGGTTgtgcaaaatgatggaagttgtAGAGGAACAGAAGTGATTAAGATTCAGTCAAAAGGTTCTGTTTTTGAGAATGTGCCAGCCGTTACCCAAACTTCACCAGAAAGGAATTTAATTGGAACGGAGAATGTGCCAAATGTAAGAAGGGATTGGCTTCCGAAACTGCACGAAAGCTTTAAAgtcatcaaaactgaaaatatgCCCACATGTAGGGAAATTAACAAGAATCAAGATATCATTGGTATAAAAGATGGTGCATACATTCCGTTTGATTCCAAAGACAAGCTATATGTTGGTCCAATAAAGATGGACTGCAATATTGGAAAGGTTATGAAAGAGTCTGGTCTACAATTTCAGCATTCATCAGAACATTCGCTCGTCAATTCCCAGCTCAGTATTCAGCAGCAGCTATATGGTAAACTTCCTAAACTTTCCTTCAGTACCACGGGATTTAGTCATATTACCAACACCTCAGTTTCAGAACTGTCCATGGGTACCTTTCCAGTGTCTCTTGCTGGAAGCATGATGTCACTGAGTCAGAAGACTAACTTTGGGAACCATAATTCTGCAGTTCCCACTCAGACGTTTGCTGAAAGCAGTGGTGTCAAcgaaatgacttttaaatgttcttgCAGGCTAAAGGCCATGATCATGTGCAAAGGATGTGGTGCATTTTGCCATGATGATTGTATAGGTCCATCTAAACTTTGTGTATCATGTCTTGTGGTGAGATAG